A genome region from Halichondria panicea chromosome 15, odHalPani1.1, whole genome shotgun sequence includes the following:
- the LOC135348427 gene encoding uncharacterized protein LOC135348427 isoform X1 — translation MDYDTNVAEFIYNDTDWCYDYNSCIFEYRPCEMDSVHDDLRYTAPSASWVLTASILVFFMKAGFMLLEVAFARDQKERRYVVVLKHQDAFASAFGFFLIGFDLISYYSTPQDIPTQFFGITDPVLWFFKFTFASNAATIVGGCLVTNPYKLRMPAAFVSAFVISGIIHPIVARIIWSDDCNTLSPYRFCDYGPYHPSTNKPDCGYNCTASLTSLGDRIYVLDFAGGGAVHLIGGMCGLMVCLFAKYQDWKDNKRLRPPRRGRDDSQQASQLMDPPAKGAEMAERVKEPGSFWTWMYPVHGGDEAISEAALGVFILWFCWFAFNCGSTESIEVGRKLKPGNDGWSTVYPFYGVTSIIAVNMIMAGASGGITAIVIAVWAQVRYRTESVNANEIANGVLSALVSITSGCAFVDYWAACLIGSIGVILYHVGCFIEYKTGIKDTARVVPVHGLCGLWSLIATGVFIYPGVSECNLHAAFEGLCYCTLRLPYLSWGERLLAQLLAGLIMIAIGGAGAFLMYFTLHIIPIAPFTYALDKVFRLTPDLIDGKKPLPLKFVGGWLLTSPEEDMSQQVEDYSPGIDPEPPSMHTGIQQNTGRIRKNTTRSNMGTTLYGTVGSVDSNPMRTPVATATYTSATNGSRPAVRYKGQRSARQDPMYEGSDDSNPIL, via the exons ATGGATTATGATACAAATGTCGCTGAGTTCATCTACAATGACACTGACTGGTGCTATGACTACAACTCTTGTATCTTTGAGTAT AGACCCTGTGAGATGGATTCTGTGCATGATGACCTACGCTACACTGCACCCAGTGCCTCCTGGGTCCTCACTGCATCCATTCTTGTCTTCTTCATG AAAGCAGGGTTCATGCTATTGGAGGTGGCCTTTGCTAGAGATCAGAAGGAGAGGAGATATGTGGTGGTGCTT AAACACCAAGATGCATTTGCCAGTGCCTTTGGGTTCTTCCTGATTGGGTTTGATCTCATTTCATACTACAGCACTCCTCAGGATATTCCCACCCAATTCTTCGGTATAACGGACCCTGTTCTGTGGTTCTTCAAGTTCACCTTTGCCAGCAATGCAGCCACTATTGTGGGAGGTTGCCTAGTAACCAACCCCTACAAGTTGAGGATGCCAGCTGCCTTTGTCAGTGCATTTGTTATCAGC GGTATCATCCACCCTATAGTGGCTAGGATCATCTGGTCAGACGACTGCAACACTCTCTCTCCCTATCGCTTCTGTGATTATGGTCCTTACCATCCCTCTACTAATAAGCCAGACTGTGGTTATAACTGCACAGCCTCCCTCACTAGTTTAGGGGACAGAATATATGTGCTCGACTTTGCAggaggtggtgcagtacaTCTCATAG GGGGTATGTGTGGTTTAATGGTGTGTCTGTTTGCCAAGTATCAAGACTGGAAGGACAACAAGAGACTCCGCCCACCGAGGAGAGGCAGGGATGATAGTCAG CAGGCAAGTCAGTTAATGGACCCACCAGCTAAAGGGGCAGAGATGGCAGAGAGAGTCAAGGAACCAGG gAGCTTCTGGACATGGATGTACCCAGTGCATGGTGGAGATGAGGCCATTTCTGAGGCTGCATTGGGTGTCTTCATTCTCTGGTTTTGTTGGTTTGCCTTCAACTGTGGTTCCACTGAGAGCATTGAGG TTGGTCGCAAACTCAAGCCAGGCAATGATGGCTGGAGCACAGTGTACCCCTTCTATGGTGTCACATCCATCATAGCTGTCAACATGATCATGGCTGGAGCCTCAGGAGGTATCACAGCCATCGTCATTGCAGTCTGGGCACAG GTCCGGTATCGCACTGAGTCAGTGAATGCCAATGAGATAGCTAATGGCGTCCTCTCTGCTCTCGTGTCCATCACCTCAGGCTGTGCATTCGTCGACTACTGGGCAGCCTGTCTCATCGGAA GTATTGGTGTGATTCTCTACCACGTTGGCTGCTTCATAGAGTACAAGACTGGAATCAAAGACACCGCTCGAGTGGTCCCAGTACACGGACTCTG TGGTCTGTGGAGTCTGATAGCGACGGGAGTGTTCATATACCCTGGTGTCTCAGAGTGTAACCTCCATGCTGCATTTGAGGGACTCTGTTATTGTACTCTGCGATTACCTTATTTG agtTGGGGCGAGCGCTTGCTGGCTCAGCTATTAGCTGGTCTTATCATGATAGCCATTGGAGGAGCTGGGGCCTTCCTCATGTACTTCACTCTCCACATCATTCCCATTGCACCATTCACCTACGCTCTAGACAA agtgTTTCGCCTCACACCAGACCTTATTGATGGGAAGAAGCCTTTGCCTCTCAAGTTTGTAGGTGGTTGGCTGTTGACCTCCCCTGAGGAAGATATGAGTCAGCAAGTTGAGGACTACTCTCCTGGCATAGACCCTgagcctccctccatgcacACCGGCATTCAG CAGAACACTGGACGAATCCGTAAGAACACTACACGCAGTAACATGGGCACAACTTTGTATGGTACTGTTGGCTCTGTGGACTCTAACCCCATGAGAACCCCTGTCGCCACGGCAACCTACACGTCGGCAACCAATGGAAGTAGACCGGCCGTCCGCTACAAAGGTCAAAGGAGCGCTCGACAAGATCCCATGTACGAGGGTTCAGATGATAGCAACCCAATACTATAG
- the LOC135348427 gene encoding uncharacterized protein LOC135348427 isoform X3: MDYDTNVAEFIYNDTDWCYDYNSCIFEYRPCEMDSVHDDLRYTAPSASWVLTASILVFFMKAGFMLLEVAFARDQKERRYVVVLKHQDAFASAFGFFLIGFDLISYYSTPQDIPTQFFGITDPVLWFFKFTFASNAATIVGGCLVTNPYKLRMPAAFVSAFVISGIIHPIVARIIWSDDCNTLSPYRFCDYGPYHPSTNKPDCGYNCTASLTSLGDRIYVLDFAGGGAVHLIGGMCGLMVCLFAKYQDWKDNKRLRPPRRGRDDSQQASQLMDPPAKGAEMAERVKEPGSFWTWMYPVHGGDEAISEAALGVFILWFCWFAFNCGSTESIEVGRKLKPGNDGWSTVYPFYGVTSIIAVNMIMAGASGGITAIVIAVWAQVRYRTESVNANEIANGVLSALVSITSGCAFVDYWAACLIGSIGVILYHVGCFIEYKTGIKDTARVVPVHGLCGLWSLIATGVFIYPGVSECNLHAAFEGLCYCTLRLPYLSWGERLLAQLLAGLIMIAIGGAGAFLMYFTLHIIPIAPFTYALDKVFRLTPDLIDGKKPLPLKFVGGWLLTSPEEDMSQQVEDYSPGIDPEPPSMHTGIQNTGRIRKNTTRSNMGTTLYGTVGSVDSNPMRTPVATATYTSATNGSRPAVRYKGQRSARQDPMYEGSDDSNPIL, from the exons ATGGATTATGATACAAATGTCGCTGAGTTCATCTACAATGACACTGACTGGTGCTATGACTACAACTCTTGTATCTTTGAGTAT AGACCCTGTGAGATGGATTCTGTGCATGATGACCTACGCTACACTGCACCCAGTGCCTCCTGGGTCCTCACTGCATCCATTCTTGTCTTCTTCATG AAAGCAGGGTTCATGCTATTGGAGGTGGCCTTTGCTAGAGATCAGAAGGAGAGGAGATATGTGGTGGTGCTT AAACACCAAGATGCATTTGCCAGTGCCTTTGGGTTCTTCCTGATTGGGTTTGATCTCATTTCATACTACAGCACTCCTCAGGATATTCCCACCCAATTCTTCGGTATAACGGACCCTGTTCTGTGGTTCTTCAAGTTCACCTTTGCCAGCAATGCAGCCACTATTGTGGGAGGTTGCCTAGTAACCAACCCCTACAAGTTGAGGATGCCAGCTGCCTTTGTCAGTGCATTTGTTATCAGC GGTATCATCCACCCTATAGTGGCTAGGATCATCTGGTCAGACGACTGCAACACTCTCTCTCCCTATCGCTTCTGTGATTATGGTCCTTACCATCCCTCTACTAATAAGCCAGACTGTGGTTATAACTGCACAGCCTCCCTCACTAGTTTAGGGGACAGAATATATGTGCTCGACTTTGCAggaggtggtgcagtacaTCTCATAG GGGGTATGTGTGGTTTAATGGTGTGTCTGTTTGCCAAGTATCAAGACTGGAAGGACAACAAGAGACTCCGCCCACCGAGGAGAGGCAGGGATGATAGTCAG CAGGCAAGTCAGTTAATGGACCCACCAGCTAAAGGGGCAGAGATGGCAGAGAGAGTCAAGGAACCAGG gAGCTTCTGGACATGGATGTACCCAGTGCATGGTGGAGATGAGGCCATTTCTGAGGCTGCATTGGGTGTCTTCATTCTCTGGTTTTGTTGGTTTGCCTTCAACTGTGGTTCCACTGAGAGCATTGAGG TTGGTCGCAAACTCAAGCCAGGCAATGATGGCTGGAGCACAGTGTACCCCTTCTATGGTGTCACATCCATCATAGCTGTCAACATGATCATGGCTGGAGCCTCAGGAGGTATCACAGCCATCGTCATTGCAGTCTGGGCACAG GTCCGGTATCGCACTGAGTCAGTGAATGCCAATGAGATAGCTAATGGCGTCCTCTCTGCTCTCGTGTCCATCACCTCAGGCTGTGCATTCGTCGACTACTGGGCAGCCTGTCTCATCGGAA GTATTGGTGTGATTCTCTACCACGTTGGCTGCTTCATAGAGTACAAGACTGGAATCAAAGACACCGCTCGAGTGGTCCCAGTACACGGACTCTG TGGTCTGTGGAGTCTGATAGCGACGGGAGTGTTCATATACCCTGGTGTCTCAGAGTGTAACCTCCATGCTGCATTTGAGGGACTCTGTTATTGTACTCTGCGATTACCTTATTTG agtTGGGGCGAGCGCTTGCTGGCTCAGCTATTAGCTGGTCTTATCATGATAGCCATTGGAGGAGCTGGGGCCTTCCTCATGTACTTCACTCTCCACATCATTCCCATTGCACCATTCACCTACGCTCTAGACAA agtgTTTCGCCTCACACCAGACCTTATTGATGGGAAGAAGCCTTTGCCTCTCAAGTTTGTAGGTGGTTGGCTGTTGACCTCCCCTGAGGAAGATATGAGTCAGCAAGTTGAGGACTACTCTCCTGGCATAGACCCTgagcctccctccatgcacACCGGCATTCAG AACACTGGACGAATCCGTAAGAACACTACACGCAGTAACATGGGCACAACTTTGTATGGTACTGTTGGCTCTGTGGACTCTAACCCCATGAGAACCCCTGTCGCCACGGCAACCTACACGTCGGCAACCAATGGAAGTAGACCGGCCGTCCGCTACAAAGGTCAAAGGAGCGCTCGACAAGATCCCATGTACGAGGGTTCAGATGATAGCAACCCAATACTATAG
- the LOC135348427 gene encoding uncharacterized protein LOC135348427 isoform X2 has translation MDYDTNVAEFIYNDTDWCYDYNSCIFEYRPCEMDSVHDDLRYTAPSASWVLTASILVFFMKAGFMLLEVAFARDQKERRYVVVLKHQDAFASAFGFFLIGFDLISYYSTPQDIPTQFFGITDPVLWFFKFTFASNAATIVGGCLVTNPYKLRMPAAFVSAFVISGIIHPIVARIIWSDDCNTLSPYRFCDYGPYHPSTNKPDCGYNCTASLTSLGDRIYVLDFAGGGAVHLIGGMCGLMVCLFAKYQDWKDNKRLRPPRRGRDDSQASQLMDPPAKGAEMAERVKEPGSFWTWMYPVHGGDEAISEAALGVFILWFCWFAFNCGSTESIEVGRKLKPGNDGWSTVYPFYGVTSIIAVNMIMAGASGGITAIVIAVWAQVRYRTESVNANEIANGVLSALVSITSGCAFVDYWAACLIGSIGVILYHVGCFIEYKTGIKDTARVVPVHGLCGLWSLIATGVFIYPGVSECNLHAAFEGLCYCTLRLPYLSWGERLLAQLLAGLIMIAIGGAGAFLMYFTLHIIPIAPFTYALDKVFRLTPDLIDGKKPLPLKFVGGWLLTSPEEDMSQQVEDYSPGIDPEPPSMHTGIQQNTGRIRKNTTRSNMGTTLYGTVGSVDSNPMRTPVATATYTSATNGSRPAVRYKGQRSARQDPMYEGSDDSNPIL, from the exons ATGGATTATGATACAAATGTCGCTGAGTTCATCTACAATGACACTGACTGGTGCTATGACTACAACTCTTGTATCTTTGAGTAT AGACCCTGTGAGATGGATTCTGTGCATGATGACCTACGCTACACTGCACCCAGTGCCTCCTGGGTCCTCACTGCATCCATTCTTGTCTTCTTCATG AAAGCAGGGTTCATGCTATTGGAGGTGGCCTTTGCTAGAGATCAGAAGGAGAGGAGATATGTGGTGGTGCTT AAACACCAAGATGCATTTGCCAGTGCCTTTGGGTTCTTCCTGATTGGGTTTGATCTCATTTCATACTACAGCACTCCTCAGGATATTCCCACCCAATTCTTCGGTATAACGGACCCTGTTCTGTGGTTCTTCAAGTTCACCTTTGCCAGCAATGCAGCCACTATTGTGGGAGGTTGCCTAGTAACCAACCCCTACAAGTTGAGGATGCCAGCTGCCTTTGTCAGTGCATTTGTTATCAGC GGTATCATCCACCCTATAGTGGCTAGGATCATCTGGTCAGACGACTGCAACACTCTCTCTCCCTATCGCTTCTGTGATTATGGTCCTTACCATCCCTCTACTAATAAGCCAGACTGTGGTTATAACTGCACAGCCTCCCTCACTAGTTTAGGGGACAGAATATATGTGCTCGACTTTGCAggaggtggtgcagtacaTCTCATAG GGGGTATGTGTGGTTTAATGGTGTGTCTGTTTGCCAAGTATCAAGACTGGAAGGACAACAAGAGACTCCGCCCACCGAGGAGAGGCAGGGATGATAGTCAG GCAAGTCAGTTAATGGACCCACCAGCTAAAGGGGCAGAGATGGCAGAGAGAGTCAAGGAACCAGG gAGCTTCTGGACATGGATGTACCCAGTGCATGGTGGAGATGAGGCCATTTCTGAGGCTGCATTGGGTGTCTTCATTCTCTGGTTTTGTTGGTTTGCCTTCAACTGTGGTTCCACTGAGAGCATTGAGG TTGGTCGCAAACTCAAGCCAGGCAATGATGGCTGGAGCACAGTGTACCCCTTCTATGGTGTCACATCCATCATAGCTGTCAACATGATCATGGCTGGAGCCTCAGGAGGTATCACAGCCATCGTCATTGCAGTCTGGGCACAG GTCCGGTATCGCACTGAGTCAGTGAATGCCAATGAGATAGCTAATGGCGTCCTCTCTGCTCTCGTGTCCATCACCTCAGGCTGTGCATTCGTCGACTACTGGGCAGCCTGTCTCATCGGAA GTATTGGTGTGATTCTCTACCACGTTGGCTGCTTCATAGAGTACAAGACTGGAATCAAAGACACCGCTCGAGTGGTCCCAGTACACGGACTCTG TGGTCTGTGGAGTCTGATAGCGACGGGAGTGTTCATATACCCTGGTGTCTCAGAGTGTAACCTCCATGCTGCATTTGAGGGACTCTGTTATTGTACTCTGCGATTACCTTATTTG agtTGGGGCGAGCGCTTGCTGGCTCAGCTATTAGCTGGTCTTATCATGATAGCCATTGGAGGAGCTGGGGCCTTCCTCATGTACTTCACTCTCCACATCATTCCCATTGCACCATTCACCTACGCTCTAGACAA agtgTTTCGCCTCACACCAGACCTTATTGATGGGAAGAAGCCTTTGCCTCTCAAGTTTGTAGGTGGTTGGCTGTTGACCTCCCCTGAGGAAGATATGAGTCAGCAAGTTGAGGACTACTCTCCTGGCATAGACCCTgagcctccctccatgcacACCGGCATTCAG CAGAACACTGGACGAATCCGTAAGAACACTACACGCAGTAACATGGGCACAACTTTGTATGGTACTGTTGGCTCTGTGGACTCTAACCCCATGAGAACCCCTGTCGCCACGGCAACCTACACGTCGGCAACCAATGGAAGTAGACCGGCCGTCCGCTACAAAGGTCAAAGGAGCGCTCGACAAGATCCCATGTACGAGGGTTCAGATGATAGCAACCCAATACTATAG
- the LOC135348427 gene encoding putative ammonium transporter sll1017 isoform X5, with product MDYDTNVAEFIYNDTDWCYDYNSCIFEYRPCEMDSVHDDLRYTAPSASWVLTASILVFFMKAGFMLLEVAFARDQKERRYVVVLKHQDAFASAFGFFLIGFDLISYYSTPQDIPTQFFGITDPVLWFFKFTFASNAATIVGGCLVTNPYKLRMPAAFVSAFVISGIIHPIVARIIWSDDCNTLSPYRFCDYGPYHPSTNKPDCGYNCTASLTSLGDRIYVLDFAGGGAVHLIGGMCGLMVCLFAKYQDWKDNKRLRPPRRGRDDSQQASQLMDPPAKGAEMAERVKEPGSFWTWMYPVHGGDEAISEAALGVFILWFCWFAFNCGSTESIEVGRKLKPGNDGWSTVYPFYGVTSIIAVNMIMAGASGGITAIVIAVWAQVRYRTESVNANEIANGVLSALVSITSGCAFVDYWAACLIGSIGVILYHVGCFIEYKTGIKDTARVVPVHGLCGLWSLIATGVFIYPGVSECNLHAAFEGLCYCTLRLPYLSWGERLLAQLLAGLIMIAIGGAGAFLMYFTLHIIPIAPFTYALDKVFRLTPDLIDGKKPLPLKFVGGWLLTSPEEDMSQQVEDYSPGIDPEPPSMHTGIQVRGRTHTLTHPPTLHAHRHSEHWTNP from the exons ATGGATTATGATACAAATGTCGCTGAGTTCATCTACAATGACACTGACTGGTGCTATGACTACAACTCTTGTATCTTTGAGTAT AGACCCTGTGAGATGGATTCTGTGCATGATGACCTACGCTACACTGCACCCAGTGCCTCCTGGGTCCTCACTGCATCCATTCTTGTCTTCTTCATG AAAGCAGGGTTCATGCTATTGGAGGTGGCCTTTGCTAGAGATCAGAAGGAGAGGAGATATGTGGTGGTGCTT AAACACCAAGATGCATTTGCCAGTGCCTTTGGGTTCTTCCTGATTGGGTTTGATCTCATTTCATACTACAGCACTCCTCAGGATATTCCCACCCAATTCTTCGGTATAACGGACCCTGTTCTGTGGTTCTTCAAGTTCACCTTTGCCAGCAATGCAGCCACTATTGTGGGAGGTTGCCTAGTAACCAACCCCTACAAGTTGAGGATGCCAGCTGCCTTTGTCAGTGCATTTGTTATCAGC GGTATCATCCACCCTATAGTGGCTAGGATCATCTGGTCAGACGACTGCAACACTCTCTCTCCCTATCGCTTCTGTGATTATGGTCCTTACCATCCCTCTACTAATAAGCCAGACTGTGGTTATAACTGCACAGCCTCCCTCACTAGTTTAGGGGACAGAATATATGTGCTCGACTTTGCAggaggtggtgcagtacaTCTCATAG GGGGTATGTGTGGTTTAATGGTGTGTCTGTTTGCCAAGTATCAAGACTGGAAGGACAACAAGAGACTCCGCCCACCGAGGAGAGGCAGGGATGATAGTCAG CAGGCAAGTCAGTTAATGGACCCACCAGCTAAAGGGGCAGAGATGGCAGAGAGAGTCAAGGAACCAGG gAGCTTCTGGACATGGATGTACCCAGTGCATGGTGGAGATGAGGCCATTTCTGAGGCTGCATTGGGTGTCTTCATTCTCTGGTTTTGTTGGTTTGCCTTCAACTGTGGTTCCACTGAGAGCATTGAGG TTGGTCGCAAACTCAAGCCAGGCAATGATGGCTGGAGCACAGTGTACCCCTTCTATGGTGTCACATCCATCATAGCTGTCAACATGATCATGGCTGGAGCCTCAGGAGGTATCACAGCCATCGTCATTGCAGTCTGGGCACAG GTCCGGTATCGCACTGAGTCAGTGAATGCCAATGAGATAGCTAATGGCGTCCTCTCTGCTCTCGTGTCCATCACCTCAGGCTGTGCATTCGTCGACTACTGGGCAGCCTGTCTCATCGGAA GTATTGGTGTGATTCTCTACCACGTTGGCTGCTTCATAGAGTACAAGACTGGAATCAAAGACACCGCTCGAGTGGTCCCAGTACACGGACTCTG TGGTCTGTGGAGTCTGATAGCGACGGGAGTGTTCATATACCCTGGTGTCTCAGAGTGTAACCTCCATGCTGCATTTGAGGGACTCTGTTATTGTACTCTGCGATTACCTTATTTG agtTGGGGCGAGCGCTTGCTGGCTCAGCTATTAGCTGGTCTTATCATGATAGCCATTGGAGGAGCTGGGGCCTTCCTCATGTACTTCACTCTCCACATCATTCCCATTGCACCATTCACCTACGCTCTAGACAA agtgTTTCGCCTCACACCAGACCTTATTGATGGGAAGAAGCCTTTGCCTCTCAAGTTTGTAGGTGGTTGGCTGTTGACCTCCCCTGAGGAAGATATGAGTCAGCAAGTTGAGGACTACTCTCCTGGCATAGACCCTgagcctccctccatgcacACCGGCATTCAGGTGAGGGggcgtacacacacactcacacacccacccacactccATGCACACCGGCATTCAG AACACTGGACGAATCCGTAA
- the LOC135348427 gene encoding putative ammonium transporter sll1017 isoform X4, with protein sequence MDYDTNVAEFIYNDTDWCYDYNSCIFEYRPCEMDSVHDDLRYTAPSASWVLTASILVFFMKAGFMLLEVAFARDQKERRYVVVLKHQDAFASAFGFFLIGFDLISYYSTPQDIPTQFFGITDPVLWFFKFTFASNAATIVGGCLVTNPYKLRMPAAFVSAFVISGIIHPIVARIIWSDDCNTLSPYRFCDYGPYHPSTNKPDCGYNCTASLTSLGDRIYVLDFAGGGAVHLIGGMCGLMVCLFAKYQDWKDNKRLRPPRRGRDDSQQASQLMDPPAKGAEMAERVKEPGSFWTWMYPVHGGDEAISEAALGVFILWFCWFAFNCGSTESIEVGRKLKPGNDGWSTVYPFYGVTSIIAVNMIMAGASGGITAIVIAVWAQVRYRTESVNANEIANGVLSALVSITSGCAFVDYWAACLIGSIGVILYHVGCFIEYKTGIKDTARVVPVHGLCGLWSLIATGVFIYPGVSECNLHAAFEGLCYCTLRLPYLSWGERLLAQLLAGLIMIAIGGAGAFLMYFTLHIIPIAPFTYALDKVFRLTPDLIDGKKPLPLKFVGGWLLTSPEEDMSQQVEDYSPGIDPEPPSMHTGIQVRGRTHTLTHPPTLHAHRHSAEHWTNP encoded by the exons ATGGATTATGATACAAATGTCGCTGAGTTCATCTACAATGACACTGACTGGTGCTATGACTACAACTCTTGTATCTTTGAGTAT AGACCCTGTGAGATGGATTCTGTGCATGATGACCTACGCTACACTGCACCCAGTGCCTCCTGGGTCCTCACTGCATCCATTCTTGTCTTCTTCATG AAAGCAGGGTTCATGCTATTGGAGGTGGCCTTTGCTAGAGATCAGAAGGAGAGGAGATATGTGGTGGTGCTT AAACACCAAGATGCATTTGCCAGTGCCTTTGGGTTCTTCCTGATTGGGTTTGATCTCATTTCATACTACAGCACTCCTCAGGATATTCCCACCCAATTCTTCGGTATAACGGACCCTGTTCTGTGGTTCTTCAAGTTCACCTTTGCCAGCAATGCAGCCACTATTGTGGGAGGTTGCCTAGTAACCAACCCCTACAAGTTGAGGATGCCAGCTGCCTTTGTCAGTGCATTTGTTATCAGC GGTATCATCCACCCTATAGTGGCTAGGATCATCTGGTCAGACGACTGCAACACTCTCTCTCCCTATCGCTTCTGTGATTATGGTCCTTACCATCCCTCTACTAATAAGCCAGACTGTGGTTATAACTGCACAGCCTCCCTCACTAGTTTAGGGGACAGAATATATGTGCTCGACTTTGCAggaggtggtgcagtacaTCTCATAG GGGGTATGTGTGGTTTAATGGTGTGTCTGTTTGCCAAGTATCAAGACTGGAAGGACAACAAGAGACTCCGCCCACCGAGGAGAGGCAGGGATGATAGTCAG CAGGCAAGTCAGTTAATGGACCCACCAGCTAAAGGGGCAGAGATGGCAGAGAGAGTCAAGGAACCAGG gAGCTTCTGGACATGGATGTACCCAGTGCATGGTGGAGATGAGGCCATTTCTGAGGCTGCATTGGGTGTCTTCATTCTCTGGTTTTGTTGGTTTGCCTTCAACTGTGGTTCCACTGAGAGCATTGAGG TTGGTCGCAAACTCAAGCCAGGCAATGATGGCTGGAGCACAGTGTACCCCTTCTATGGTGTCACATCCATCATAGCTGTCAACATGATCATGGCTGGAGCCTCAGGAGGTATCACAGCCATCGTCATTGCAGTCTGGGCACAG GTCCGGTATCGCACTGAGTCAGTGAATGCCAATGAGATAGCTAATGGCGTCCTCTCTGCTCTCGTGTCCATCACCTCAGGCTGTGCATTCGTCGACTACTGGGCAGCCTGTCTCATCGGAA GTATTGGTGTGATTCTCTACCACGTTGGCTGCTTCATAGAGTACAAGACTGGAATCAAAGACACCGCTCGAGTGGTCCCAGTACACGGACTCTG TGGTCTGTGGAGTCTGATAGCGACGGGAGTGTTCATATACCCTGGTGTCTCAGAGTGTAACCTCCATGCTGCATTTGAGGGACTCTGTTATTGTACTCTGCGATTACCTTATTTG agtTGGGGCGAGCGCTTGCTGGCTCAGCTATTAGCTGGTCTTATCATGATAGCCATTGGAGGAGCTGGGGCCTTCCTCATGTACTTCACTCTCCACATCATTCCCATTGCACCATTCACCTACGCTCTAGACAA agtgTTTCGCCTCACACCAGACCTTATTGATGGGAAGAAGCCTTTGCCTCTCAAGTTTGTAGGTGGTTGGCTGTTGACCTCCCCTGAGGAAGATATGAGTCAGCAAGTTGAGGACTACTCTCCTGGCATAGACCCTgagcctccctccatgcacACCGGCATTCAGGTGAGGGggcgtacacacacactcacacacccacccacactccATGCACACCGGCATTCAG CAGAACACTGGACGAATCCGTAA
- the LOC135348432 gene encoding protein MEMO1-like translates to MSPRGNNYNFGEQKATMSKSRQALHAGSWYSNEGPVLDKQLEDWLGKADLIHTPARAIIAPHAGYAYSGPCAGYAYKQIDPSTVKRVFILGPSHHVYLPGCALSSLTHYHTPLYDLEIDQHIYSELRGSGEFEVMSQDMDEAEHSIEMHLPYVAKVMESRRDKFTVVPILVGSLKVKGEAEYGKLFSKYLLDPENLFIVSSDFCHWGKRFNYTRYNKADGPIHASIEAMDHVGMDKISALDSVGFTSYLEETRNTICGRHPIAVLLHAVDDITCHHDELQFSLKWVKYDQSSACKSLSDSSVSYASASLTIATKQ, encoded by the exons ATGAGTCCAcgtggtaataattataattttggtGAACAAAAAGCTACAATGTCTAAATCAAGACAAGCTCTCCATGCTGGTAGCTGGTACAGCAATGAAg GCCCAGTACtggacaagcagctggaggatTGGCTGGGGAAGGCAGAtctcatacacacaccagCTAGAGCCATTATTGCTCC TCATGCAGGTTATGCATACAGTGGTCCGTGTGCTGGATATGCGTACAAGCAGATTGACCCCTCCACAGT TAAGCGTGTGTTCATCCTTGGCCCCTCCCACCACGTGTACTTACCCGGCTGTGCTCTCTCTTCTCTCACACATTACCACACACCTCTATATGACCTGGAGATAGACCAACACA TATATTCTGAGCTGAGGGGGAGTGGAGAGTTTGAGGTCATGTCACAAGATATGGACGAGGCAGAGCATAGCATCGAGATGCATCTCCCTTATGTTGCCAAGGTGATGGAGAGTAGGCGTGACAAGTTCACTGTTGTACCGATACTTGTGGGGTCAttaaaggtcaaaggtgaagCAGAGTACGGGAAACTATTCAGCAAATATCTACTGGACCCAGAGAATCTATTTATAGTATCCTCCGACTTCTGTCACTGGG GCAAGAGGTTCAACTACACTCGCTACAACAAAGCTGATGGTCCCATTCATGCTTCTATAGAGGCAATGGACCATGTG GGTATGGATAAGATATCAGCTCTGGACAGTGTGGGATTCACCTCTTATCTTGAGGAGACTAGGAACACCATCTGTGGACGTCACCCCATAGCTGTCCTACTACAT GCAGTGGATGATATCACCTGTCATCATGATGAGCTCCAGTTCTCACTCAAGTGGGTCAAATACGACCAATCAAGTGCTTGCAAGTCACTCTCTGATAGCTCAGTTAGTTACGCCTCCGCTTCCCTCACCATAGCAACCAAACAATGA